From the genome of Candidatus Tectomicrobia bacterium:
GGGCCGCCCTACTCCAGCGCCTCGGCCACCAGCTCGGCGATGTCGGCCGCTCGGATGCTCTTTTCGGGGTCCTTGGCCTTCAGGGCGTCCTCGAACATCTGCATGCAGAAGGGGCAGGAGACGGCGGCCACCTTGGAGCCCGAGGCCTTCACGTCCTCGAGCCGCATGTGGTTGATGCGGGTTTTCGGGCTGTCGTCCATCCAGGCGTAGCCCCCGCCCGCCCCGCAGCAGAGCGAGCGGTCGCGCGAGCGCCGGAGCTCGCGGTAGTCCCCCGAGATCCGGTGGAGGACCTCGCGCGGGGCCTCGAACACCCCGTTGTGCCGGCCCAGGTAGCAGGGGTCGTGGTAGGTGA
Proteins encoded in this window:
- a CDS encoding (Fe-S)-binding protein; protein product: TYHDPCYLGRHNGVFEAPREVLHRISGDYRELRRSRDRSLCCGAGGGYAWMDDSPKTRINHMRLEDVKASGSKVAAVSCPFCMQMFEDALKAKDPEKSIRAADIAELVAEALE